From Thermoanaerobaculia bacterium, the proteins below share one genomic window:
- a CDS encoding response regulator: MTRGRVVVVEDDPNYREVLAGALTRGGYEVQSAADGAAGLVLIRKWCPDAVLLDWVLPILDGGALTRAIKSDPALARVFVIIASARGEGPMRAEGIAIGADDYLVKPVDVAELLARLHGGLTLRRLQAELEEKNRELARLASTDPLTGLPNRRSFDANLERESIGAKRYDDALSLVLLDVDEFKAVNDRFGHDV; the protein is encoded by the coding sequence TTGACGCGTGGAAGAGTGGTCGTCGTGGAGGACGATCCGAACTATCGGGAGGTCCTCGCCGGGGCGCTGACGCGCGGCGGGTACGAGGTGCAATCGGCCGCCGACGGCGCCGCCGGGCTCGTGCTGATCCGGAAGTGGTGTCCCGACGCGGTGCTCCTCGACTGGGTGCTTCCGATCCTGGACGGCGGCGCGCTCACCCGAGCGATCAAGAGCGACCCGGCGCTCGCCCGAGTCTTCGTGATCATCGCCTCCGCGCGCGGGGAGGGGCCGATGCGCGCGGAGGGAATCGCGATCGGTGCCGACGACTACCTCGTCAAGCCCGTCGACGTCGCCGAGCTCCTCGCCCGCCTCCACGGCGGGCTGACGCTGCGCCGCCTCCAGGCCGAGCTCGAGGAGAAGAACCGCGAGCTCGCGCGCCTGGCCTCGACGGATCCGCTGACGGGCCTGCCGAACCGGCGCTCGTTCGACGCGAACCTCGAACGCGAGTCGATCGGCGCGAAGCGTTACGACGACGCCCTGTCGCTCGTCCTCCTCGACGTGGACGAGTTCAAGGCCGTCAACGACCGTTTTGGGCACGACGT